The following proteins are encoded in a genomic region of Takifugu rubripes chromosome 21, fTakRub1.2, whole genome shotgun sequence:
- the sprb gene encoding sepiapterin reductase b: MNFLIRCEDAMMFVICKDVKQLWPLPSWFTVAVIPPPFHSSLLVSPPLTMPDASSSHQTSLGRCLCVITGASRGLGRAMAREVCGLMKPGSVLLLVARSETLLQELKEELRGLTGTAQPAVRCVAVDLSAAGGVNEAVEVARQEAGTDPDHVLLINNAGSLGDISKFSSFSDLNEVNSYLSLNVSSALALTAGMLKVFPSRPGLRWSVVNISSLFAVQALPNWALYCTAKAARKMMFSVLADEEPNVKVLSYSPGPMDTEMQKDIQRLTGIKHHLIPCKEPAAKLMKLLLVNEFASGSHLDFFTA, from the exons ATGAATTTTCTGATTAGGTGTGAAGATGCTATGATGTTTGTCATCTGCAAAGACGTCAAAC AACTGTGGCCTCTCCCCTCCTGGTTCACTGTAGCTGTAattcccccccccttccactcATCCCTGCTGGTATCGCCACCCTTAACCATGCCAgacgcctcctcctcccaccagacATCGCTGGGCAGGTGCCTTTGTGTCATCACTGGGGCCTCCAGAGGCCTCGGCCGGGCGATGGCCCGTGAA GTGTGCGGCTTAATGAAGCCCGGTTcagtcctgctgctggtggcccGCTCCGAGACCCTGCTGCAGGAGTTGAAAGAGGAGCTGCGGGGTTTAACGGGGACGGCACAGCCCGCGGTTCGCTGCGTGGCCGTGGATCTGAGCGCAGCAGGCGGGGTGAATGAAGCAGTGGAGGTGGCCAGGCAGGAGGCTGGAACGGACCCAGATCATGTGCTTCTTATCAACAATGCTG gTTCTTTGGGTGACATTTCCAAGTTTTCCAGCTTCTCTGATCTCAACGAGGTGAATTCCTACCTGTCTCTGAACGTTAGCTCCGCCCTAGCTCTGACCGCTGGGATGTTGAAGGTGTTCCCCAGCAGGCCCGGCCTGCGCTGGAGCGTGGTCAACATCTCGTCGCTGTTCGCAGTGCAGGCCCTGCCCAACTGGGCGTTGTACTGCACAGCCAAAGCGGCCAGAAAGATGATGTTCAGCGTTCTGGCCGACGAGGAACCGAATGTCAAAGTTCTCAGTTATTCTCCGG GACCCATGGACACAGAGATGCAGAAGGACATTCAGAGGTTAACTGGCATCAAGCACCATCTGATTCCCTGCAAGGAGCCGGCAGCTAAACTCATGAAACTGCTCCTGGTCAATGAGTTCGCCTCGGGCTCGCACCTCGACTTCTTCACTGCATGA
- the ubox5 gene encoding RING finger protein 37 isoform X2: protein MVLNLCLPDFNTTVHCNKLCADGYDVTNLVSAEPAVRRRGFKLEYFLRPPVQVTLKFGFLVELCRLDVELWPWGMDQGQACKRLEISTSSDRAQDQKRFHKNDRVKMQMRDQHQDTRGVRSSKMFPGQQWSLQAQQWGDEALPEPQQVTSASLKTESSSSEAQFKLEELWSRGPLSLGAVTQLRVTIAFGGAASALGFKALAVWGQPARCCPAEELERIKTIHEACGRQPPSPGLFVPSVSQRKPPVKAVIPLSTDSIPDDFLDPITQEVMVLPMLLPSGMSVDNSTLEEHQKREATWGRAPNDPFTGVPFTSVSRPVPNPQLKSRIDHFLLRNGLTGLNGRLGRRGEGEHPQASRLVASAMDVSPESSHHNKNASDNLVIQFDADARAGVSQTENRPADETSQTSKRRSLLERGNKRHLDAEAEDRWTAASQPPKRQRGDALPSCSSSHEERLSASLDDALVSVLRGRPSFTSNLSLQRRLAPDSADSEPAQDTHSCQATSAGPAGGTMCSACSCSMSVYSKSTPSVYRLACGHLLCRSCLHSESQQVDAAGLSNHVRCPACRSATPRCDVVRVHR from the exons ATGGTTTTGAATCTCTGCCTACCGGACTTTAACACAACAGTACATTGCAACAAG ctgtgtgcagacGGCTATGATGTCACAAACCTTGTATCTGCTGAACCCGCTGTCCGGAGGCGAGGCTTCAAATTGGAGTACTTCCTGCGTCCGCCAGTGCAG GTGACGCTGAAGTTTGGTTTCCTGGTGGAGCTGTGCAGGCTGGATGTTGAGCTGTGGCCTTGGGGTATGGACCAAGGACAGGCCTGTAAGAGGCTGGAAATCAGCACCAGTTCAGATCGAGCTCAAGACCAGAAGAGGTTTCATAAAAATGACAGAGTAAAGATGCAGATGAGAGATCAACATCAAGACACCAGAGGAGTACGCAGCAGCAAGATGTTCCCTGGTCAGCAGTGGAGCCTTCAGGCGCAGCAGTGGGGAGACGAGGCGCTACCTGAACCTCAGCAGGTGACCAGCGCATCCTTGAAGACTGAGTCCAGCTCCTCTGAAGCACAGTTTAAACTG GAGGAACTGTGGAGCCGGGGACCGTTGTCCTTAGGTGCCGTGACACAGCTTCGCGTGACAATAGCTTTTGGCGGTGCAGCTTCCGCATTGGGCTTCAAGGCCTTGGCGGTGTGGGGACAGCCAGCACGCTGCTGTCCTGCAGAAGAACTTGAGAGAATTAAGACCATCCATGAGGCCTGTGGAAGACAGCCACCATCTCCTGGACTTTTTGTCCCATCAGTCAGCCAGAGAAAACCACCCGTGAAAGCTGTCATACCTCTGAG CACCGACTCCATCCCGGATGATTTCCTTGACCCAATAACCCAGGAAGTAATGGTGCTGCCCATGCTGCTGCCCAGCGGCATGTCAGTGGACAACAGCACCCTGGAGGAGCACCAGAAGAGGGAAGCCACCTGGGGTCGAGCACCCAACGACCCTTTCACAGGTGTCCCGTTTACCTCTGTGTCCCGGCCTGTTCCTAACCCCCAGCTCAAAAGCCGCATTGACCACTTCCTCCTCCGGAATGGGTTGACGGGGTTGAATGGGAGGTTGGGGAGACGCGGGGAAGGGGAACATCCGCAGGCGTCGAGACTCGTAGCCTCTGCGATGGACGTGAGCCCAGAGTCTTCGCATCATAATAAAAACGCATCCGACAACCTTGTTATTCAATTTGATGCCGACGCCAGAGCCGGAGTCTCGCAGACGGAGAACCGTCCAGCTGATGAAACAAGTCAGACGTCCAAGCGTAGATCGTTATTAGAGAGGGGAAACAAACGGCATCTCGATGCAGAAgcggaggacaggtggacagctGCAAGTCAGCCACCAAAGAGGCAGAGGGGCGACGCAC tccccagctgcagcagctctcacGAGGAGCGTTTGTCAGCCAGCCTGGATGACGCACTCGTCTCTGTCCTGCGCGGGCGCCCCTCGTTCACCTCCAACCTGTCCCTCCAGAGGCGGCTCGCCCCGGACTCTGCTGACTCTGAGCcagcacaggacacacacagctgccagGCAACGAGTGCTGGCCCAGCAG GTGGGACGATGTGCTCTGCGTGTTCCTGCTCCATGTCCGTTTATTCCAAATCCACGCCATCCGTCTATCGCCTCGCCTGCGGTCACCTGCTTTGCCGATCCTGCCTGCATTCGGAATCACAGCAAGTGGACGCTGCCGGTTTGTCCAATCATGTCCGGTGTCCTGCCTGCCGCAGCGCTACCCCGCGCTGTGACGTCGTGCGTGTGCATCGGTGA
- the lzts3b gene encoding leucine zipper putative tumor suppressor 3: MQAAGLDVCGNIVGRGGSEKNVGMNQHHHREMAATRSDGENNPGGHNPPNHNPPKILPMSGKLEQAMQSNSGLVRPSAFKPVVPKSFHSMQNLVGQAGGAGSEGKAEARNEGFAESRGGRRGRDGAGGESGEVPEALLLDQDSPVRVSRGSGSGCGPPAVLGPLSASTSHINRLGMVGAAAGLDKLEKPGYQNGLSASDSGRSSSGKSSSSYQRLSHLSDAPAPLRHSPSSDDIIQDLEDRLWEKEQEVQHMRRNLDQSEAAIIQVFEEKQRVWERQMDELRQNYASRLQQVTRRAQRTQTALQAQISRLSQDKRRLQEEMAALLAQREELERKCLDYRKEQADILPRLEETKWEVCQKAGEISLLKQQLRESQAEVTQRAGEMLALRGQLKELNAQLREREEAMLGLKDSYSTKTLELEKCEGELRRTLSEVSILREKLGVFEAEVLSLKRALSEASRGAEVVMSPNLAAAGLLPPWGVAHCPRNSTEPSNNSLTPTSDTLLSLQSDEAKAQRQEAQRQERQQREEAQWRDVQQRHDAAMQQDVRMRQDAQGRPEIQLRHEAQLRQEAHHRHEAQLRQEAQLRQEVQLHEAQMRQEAQLRHEAQLCQEAQLRQDAHQPQRLQEGHWDEAGELRRQLEQLQAALRLERQHRERQALNFDQERHTWQDEKERVLKYQAQLQLSYVETLQKNQALEKRMSQLGPKPTTTSTSPTVTTTTTASSPTSSNSPPPPPILLPLSPQSPPSISGPIALTISPPCEDQKGPPSLHQLAPPWAGPSRLERIESTEI; the protein is encoded by the exons ATGCAGGCTGCAGGGTTAGACGTCTGCGGGAACATTGTGGGCCGAGGAGGAAGCGAGAAGAACGTTGGAATGAACCAACACCACCACAGAGAGATGGCGGCCACCAGAAGTGATGGGGAGAACAATCCAGGGGGCCACAACCCTCCAAACCACAACCCACCCAAGATTCTGCCCATGTCGGGGAAACTGGAGCAG GCGATGCAGAGCAACTCGGGCCTCGTCCGTCCTTCTGCCTTTAAGCCGGTGGTTCCCAAGAGCTTCCACTCCATGCAGAACCTAGTGGGCCAGGCAGGAGGGGCTGGAAGCGAGGGCAAAGCAGAGGCAAGGAATGAGGGGTTCgctgagagcagaggaggcCGGAGAGGCAGggacggagcaggaggagagtcaGGAGAGGTCCCGGAGGCACTGCTCCTGGACCAGGACAGTCCAGTGAGGGTCAGTCGAG GCTCGGGGTCCGGCTGCGGTCCCCCAGCAGTCCTGGGGCCTCTCAGCGCTTCCACCAGCCACATCAACAGATTAGGCATGGtcggagcagctgcaggcctgGACAAACTGGAGAAGCCTGGCTACCAG AACGGGCTCAGCGCCTCAGACAGTGGCCGGTCCTCCTCAGGAAAGAGCTCGTCCTCCTACCAGAGGCTGAGCCACCTGAGTGACGCTCCAGCCCCTCTACGCCACTCCCCGTCCTCTGACGACATcatccaggacctggaggaccgctTATGGGAGAAAGAACAAGAG GTGCAGCACATGCGCCGGAACCTGGACCAAAGCGAGGCCGCAATCATTCAGGTGTTCGAGGAAAAGCAGCGCGTTTGGGAGCGTCAGATGGACGAACTGAGACAGAACTATGCCTCGCGACTGCAGCAG GTGACCCGTCGTGCTCAGCGCACCCAGACTGCTTTGCAGGCCCAGATCAGCCGCTTGTCCCAGGACAAGAGGCGGCTCCAGGAGGAGATGGCGGCTCTGTTGGCCCAGAGAGAAGAGCTGGAGCGAAAGTGTCTGGATTACAGGAAGGAGCAAGCTGACATCTTGCCTCGTCTGGAAGAGACTAAGTGGGAG GTGTGTCAGAAGGCCGGAGAAATCTCTCTGCtcaagcagcagctgagggagagTCAAGCCGAAGTGACGCAGCGAGCCGGTGAGATGTTGGCCCTCAGGGgtcagctgaaggagctgaatgCACAGCTGAGGGAGCGCGAGGAGGCCATGCTAGGCCTGAAGGACTCCTACAGCACCAAAACTCTGGAGCTGGAAAAGTGTGAGggagagctgaggaggacgCTGTCAGAG gtGTCCATCCTTCGAGAGAAGCTGGGTGTGTTCGAGGCAGAGGTGCTTAGTTTAAAGCGGGCTCTGAGTGAAGCCAGCAGAGGGGCTGAAGTTGTTATGAGTCCTAACTTAGCAGCTGCTGGGCTGCTCCCGCCCTGGGGGGTTGCACATTGCCCACGTAACTCTACTGAACCCTCCAACAACTCCCTCACCCCCACATCTGACACCCTGCTGAGTCTTCAGAGTGATGAGGCCAAAGCCCAAAGGCAGGAGGCTCAGAGGCAAGAGAGGCAGCAGCGTGAGGAGGCCCAGTGGCGCGACGTGCAGCAGCGTCACGACGCCGCCATGCAGCAGGACGTGCGAATGCGGCAAGACGCTCAGGGCCGACCAGAAATCCAACTCCGCCACGAGGCCCAGCTTCGCCAGGAGGCCCACCACAGACATGAGGCCCAACTACGTCAAGAAGCACAGCTCCGTCAAGAGGTGCAGCTCCACGAGGCTCAGATGCGTCAGGAAGCCCAACTGCGCCACGAGGCCCAACTCTGCCAAGAGGCTCAactgcgtcaggacgcacaccAGCCACAGCGGCTCCAAGAAGGTCACTGGGACGAGGCAGGGGAGCTGCGcaggcagctggagcagctgcaggctgcGCTGCGCCTGGAGCGTCAGCACCGGGAACGTCAGGCCCTCAACTTTGACCAGGAGAGACACACCTGGCAGGATGAGAAGGAGCGGGTTCTGAAGTACCAGgcccagctgcagctcagctacGTGGAGACGCTGCAGAAAAACCAGGCCTTGGAAAAACGGATGAGCCAGTTAGGACCCAAACCGACCAcaacctccacctcccccactgtaaccaccaccaccaccgcttcctcccccacctcttccAACTCTCCGCCGCCACCACCCATCCTCTTACCTCTCTCTCCTCAATCTCCACCTTCGATCTCTGGCCCTATTGCCCTCACCATCTCCCCGCCTTGCGAAGACCAGAAGGGCCCTCCTTCGCTCCACCAGCTTGCCCCTCCGTGGGCAGGACCCTCCCGCCTGGAGAGGATAGAATCCACTGAGATCTAG
- the ubox5 gene encoding RING finger protein 37 isoform X1 has translation MVLNLCLPDFNTTVHCNKLCADGYDVTNLVSAEPAVRRRGFKLEYFLRPPVQVTLKFGFLVELCRLDVELWPWGMDQGQACKRLEISTSSDRAQDQKRFHKNDRVKMQMRDQHQDTRGVRSSKMFPGQQWSLQAQQWGDEALPEPQQVTSASLKTESSSSEAQFKLVGRCELREDTRVSFSNLSYGPRPPFPSLPPPHPAGCRQEELWSRGPLSLGAVTQLRVTIAFGGAASALGFKALAVWGQPARCCPAEELERIKTIHEACGRQPPSPGLFVPSVSQRKPPVKAVIPLSTDSIPDDFLDPITQEVMVLPMLLPSGMSVDNSTLEEHQKREATWGRAPNDPFTGVPFTSVSRPVPNPQLKSRIDHFLLRNGLTGLNGRLGRRGEGEHPQASRLVASAMDVSPESSHHNKNASDNLVIQFDADARAGVSQTENRPADETSQTSKRRSLLERGNKRHLDAEAEDRWTAASQPPKRQRGDALPSCSSSHEERLSASLDDALVSVLRGRPSFTSNLSLQRRLAPDSADSEPAQDTHSCQATSAGPAGGTMCSACSCSMSVYSKSTPSVYRLACGHLLCRSCLHSESQQVDAAGLSNHVRCPACRSATPRCDVVRVHR, from the exons ATGGTTTTGAATCTCTGCCTACCGGACTTTAACACAACAGTACATTGCAACAAG ctgtgtgcagacGGCTATGATGTCACAAACCTTGTATCTGCTGAACCCGCTGTCCGGAGGCGAGGCTTCAAATTGGAGTACTTCCTGCGTCCGCCAGTGCAG GTGACGCTGAAGTTTGGTTTCCTGGTGGAGCTGTGCAGGCTGGATGTTGAGCTGTGGCCTTGGGGTATGGACCAAGGACAGGCCTGTAAGAGGCTGGAAATCAGCACCAGTTCAGATCGAGCTCAAGACCAGAAGAGGTTTCATAAAAATGACAGAGTAAAGATGCAGATGAGAGATCAACATCAAGACACCAGAGGAGTACGCAGCAGCAAGATGTTCCCTGGTCAGCAGTGGAGCCTTCAGGCGCAGCAGTGGGGAGACGAGGCGCTACCTGAACCTCAGCAGGTGACCAGCGCATCCTTGAAGACTGAGTCCAGCTCCTCTGAAGCACAGTTTAAACTGGTAGGTCGTTGTGAACTTCGAGAGGACACCCGAGTCTCTTTCTCCAATTTAAGTTACGGTCCACGGCCCCCGTTCCCGTCGCTGCCTCCTCCGCACCCTGCTGGCTGTCGGCAGGAGGAACTGTGGAGCCGGGGACCGTTGTCCTTAGGTGCCGTGACACAGCTTCGCGTGACAATAGCTTTTGGCGGTGCAGCTTCCGCATTGGGCTTCAAGGCCTTGGCGGTGTGGGGACAGCCAGCACGCTGCTGTCCTGCAGAAGAACTTGAGAGAATTAAGACCATCCATGAGGCCTGTGGAAGACAGCCACCATCTCCTGGACTTTTTGTCCCATCAGTCAGCCAGAGAAAACCACCCGTGAAAGCTGTCATACCTCTGAG CACCGACTCCATCCCGGATGATTTCCTTGACCCAATAACCCAGGAAGTAATGGTGCTGCCCATGCTGCTGCCCAGCGGCATGTCAGTGGACAACAGCACCCTGGAGGAGCACCAGAAGAGGGAAGCCACCTGGGGTCGAGCACCCAACGACCCTTTCACAGGTGTCCCGTTTACCTCTGTGTCCCGGCCTGTTCCTAACCCCCAGCTCAAAAGCCGCATTGACCACTTCCTCCTCCGGAATGGGTTGACGGGGTTGAATGGGAGGTTGGGGAGACGCGGGGAAGGGGAACATCCGCAGGCGTCGAGACTCGTAGCCTCTGCGATGGACGTGAGCCCAGAGTCTTCGCATCATAATAAAAACGCATCCGACAACCTTGTTATTCAATTTGATGCCGACGCCAGAGCCGGAGTCTCGCAGACGGAGAACCGTCCAGCTGATGAAACAAGTCAGACGTCCAAGCGTAGATCGTTATTAGAGAGGGGAAACAAACGGCATCTCGATGCAGAAgcggaggacaggtggacagctGCAAGTCAGCCACCAAAGAGGCAGAGGGGCGACGCAC tccccagctgcagcagctctcacGAGGAGCGTTTGTCAGCCAGCCTGGATGACGCACTCGTCTCTGTCCTGCGCGGGCGCCCCTCGTTCACCTCCAACCTGTCCCTCCAGAGGCGGCTCGCCCCGGACTCTGCTGACTCTGAGCcagcacaggacacacacagctgccagGCAACGAGTGCTGGCCCAGCAG GTGGGACGATGTGCTCTGCGTGTTCCTGCTCCATGTCCGTTTATTCCAAATCCACGCCATCCGTCTATCGCCTCGCCTGCGGTCACCTGCTTTGCCGATCCTGCCTGCATTCGGAATCACAGCAAGTGGACGCTGCCGGTTTGTCCAATCATGTCCGGTGTCCTGCCTGCCGCAGCGCTACCCCGCGCTGTGACGTCGTGCGTGTGCATCGGTGA